Proteins from one Nitrospirota bacterium genomic window:
- the ureC gene encoding urease subunit alpha, which yields MRISRGRFAAMYGPTVGDRIRLGDTDLWIAIERDLTRPGEEAKFGGGKVVRDGMGQSAVATRKGGAPDHVITNVVILDHSGIVKADVGIRGGIIVAIGKAGNPDTMDGVHPALVIGASTEVTNGDGMILTAGGIDTHIHFICPQLVETALDAGLTTLIGGGTGPATGTRATTCSPGEWNIAKMIESVEGMPMNFGFLGKGNASGKEPLREQILGGAIGLKLHEDWGTTPQAIDTCLSVADEMDVQVAIHTDTLNESGFVEDTIAAFKGRTIHTYHTEGAGGGHAPDILKVCGEKNVLPSSTNPTRPLTVNTIAEHRDMLMVCHHLDPNLPEDIAFADSRIREETIAAEDILHDLGAISMMSSDSQAMGRVGEVITRTWQTAHKMKVQRGNLPQDKAENDNFRVRRYVAKYTINPAIAHGIDRYVGSVGVGKWADLVLWKPAFFGIKPELVFKGGFIAWCQMGDSNASIPTPEPVWGRPMFGGFGLASPRSSIMFLSKQAWKRGLHRKLRLEKTVRPIGSVRKLTKKSMVLNDVLPKMEINPETYEVRADGEHLTCEPAASLPLAQRYFLF from the coding sequence ATGAGAATCTCCCGAGGACGGTTCGCCGCCATGTACGGTCCCACCGTGGGTGACCGAATTCGTCTCGGCGACACGGACCTCTGGATCGCCATCGAGCGGGATCTTACCCGTCCGGGTGAGGAGGCCAAGTTTGGAGGCGGGAAGGTCGTGCGTGACGGCATGGGTCAGTCCGCGGTAGCCACGCGGAAGGGCGGCGCTCCAGACCACGTTATTACGAACGTCGTCATCTTGGATCATTCGGGGATCGTCAAGGCCGATGTCGGAATTCGTGGCGGGATCATCGTGGCCATCGGGAAGGCCGGGAACCCGGATACCATGGACGGCGTTCATCCGGCCCTGGTGATCGGCGCATCGACCGAGGTGACCAATGGAGACGGAATGATCCTGACCGCGGGGGGAATTGACACGCACATCCACTTCATCTGTCCGCAGCTTGTGGAGACCGCTCTCGATGCCGGACTGACGACGCTCATCGGCGGGGGCACGGGTCCGGCCACGGGTACCCGCGCCACAACCTGTTCGCCCGGCGAGTGGAACATCGCCAAGATGATCGAATCCGTGGAAGGGATGCCGATGAACTTCGGGTTTCTCGGCAAAGGCAACGCTTCCGGAAAAGAACCGCTGCGGGAACAGATCTTGGGCGGCGCCATCGGACTGAAGCTGCATGAGGATTGGGGGACGACGCCGCAGGCCATCGATACCTGCCTTTCCGTGGCCGACGAAATGGACGTTCAGGTTGCCATTCATACGGACACCCTGAACGAATCGGGGTTCGTCGAGGATACGATCGCGGCGTTCAAGGGACGCACGATCCACACGTATCACACGGAAGGGGCAGGGGGAGGGCACGCGCCGGACATCCTCAAGGTCTGCGGGGAGAAAAACGTGCTCCCTTCATCCACCAATCCAACGCGCCCGCTTACGGTGAACACCATCGCCGAACATCGGGACATGCTGATGGTCTGCCACCACCTCGATCCGAATCTCCCCGAAGACATCGCCTTCGCCGATTCCCGGATCCGCGAGGAAACCATCGCCGCCGAGGATATCCTGCACGATCTCGGGGCGATCAGCATGATGTCGTCCGACTCGCAGGCCATGGGGCGCGTCGGCGAAGTGATCACCCGCACGTGGCAGACCGCGCACAAGATGAAAGTCCAGCGCGGAAATCTTCCGCAAGACAAAGCGGAGAACGATAACTTCCGAGTCCGTCGATACGTGGCCAAGTATACGATCAATCCCGCCATCGCCCACGGGATCGACCGGTACGTGGGTAGTGTGGGGGTGGGAAAATGGGCGGACCTTGTGCTATGGAAGCCGGCCTTCTTCGGGATTAAACCGGAATTGGTGTTCAAGGGGGGATTCATTGCGTGGTGTCAGATGGGAGATTCCAACGCCTCCATTCCGACTCCGGAACCCGTCTGGGGAAGACCGATGTTCGGCGGATTTGGGCTGGCCTCTCCACGATCCTCCATCATGTTTCTTTCCAAGCAGGCTTGGAAACGGGGTCTCCACAGGAAGTTGAGACTCGAAAAAACCGTGCGACCCATCGGGTCGGTCCGGAAACTCACCAAGAAATCCATGGTGCTGAACGACGTGCTTCCCAAGATGGAGATAAACCCCGAAACGTATGAAGTCCGTGCCGACGGCGAACACCTGACGTGCGAGCCTGCCGCGAGTCTTCCCCTGGCGCAGCGCTATTTCCTTTTCTGA
- the ureG gene encoding urease accessory protein UreG: MVTHSHSPVRRLGIGGPVGAGKTALTLQICKAVRDQLSLAVITNDLYTREDQEFLVRNNALSADRIIGVETGGCPHSAVREDVSPNMDAVHELLHRHSKLDLILIESGGDNLAATFSPELVDGFIYVIDVAEGDKIPRKKGPGVVLCDLLIINKIDLAPYVRADLEVMRRDSEAVRKGRPFIFTNLMTGEHMDRVLEWLMHWLKTLPAQRPWAMDEAHAHEGRSHRHV; the protein is encoded by the coding sequence ATGGTGACGCATTCCCATTCACCCGTACGGCGATTGGGGATCGGCGGCCCGGTGGGCGCGGGAAAAACCGCCCTGACGCTTCAAATCTGCAAGGCCGTCAGGGACCAGCTCAGCCTCGCGGTCATCACGAACGATCTGTATACGCGGGAGGACCAGGAGTTCCTCGTGCGAAACAATGCCCTCTCGGCCGATCGCATCATCGGCGTCGAAACCGGCGGCTGCCCCCATAGCGCCGTGAGGGAGGATGTTTCTCCGAACATGGATGCCGTTCACGAATTGCTCCACCGCCACTCGAAACTGGACCTGATTCTGATCGAGAGCGGGGGAGACAACTTGGCCGCGACATTTTCACCGGAACTGGTGGATGGATTCATCTACGTGATCGACGTGGCGGAGGGTGACAAAATTCCGAGGAAAAAGGGTCCCGGCGTCGTCCTCTGCGATCTGTTGATCATCAACAAAATCGATCTCGCGCCGTACGTCCGAGCGGACTTGGAGGTCATGCGGCGAGATTCCGAGGCCGTGCGGAAGGGCCGTCCCTTCATCTTTACGAACCTCATGACGGGTGAGCACATGGATCGGGTGCTCGAATGGTTGATGCACTGGCTCAAAACGCTGCCGGCTCAACGCCCCTGGGCAATGGACGAAGCGCACGCGCATGAAGGCCGTTCTCACCGCCACGTTTGA
- a CDS encoding urease accessory protein UreD, protein MKAVLTATFEAGLDGKTIPKIRQEPPLTANWTDGPNGCILYTSNQAGVLLGGDEHTYNYRVHPGAHAVITGVSASKYGSQRQAAASEQTLLRVDDGGILEWIPEPQIVFAGANTRQDVKVEIAPSSRLIFFALHSVGRVASGERHRYERWQQRVVILRGDEPLLIETWDVRPREAGAEIETLMEGYSYAGLGFVADGQGETLPLLARSLGPVLGEGDGGDVRPPWIGGVSTARTGDLVIRWLCDSAADSRRLMMETWSIARRALLGLDPPELGKF, encoded by the coding sequence ATGAAGGCCGTTCTCACCGCCACGTTTGAGGCCGGACTCGATGGGAAAACGATCCCGAAGATCCGCCAAGAACCTCCGCTAACGGCCAACTGGACCGACGGTCCGAACGGCTGCATCCTCTACACCTCCAATCAGGCGGGAGTCCTGCTTGGGGGTGACGAGCACACATACAACTATCGAGTCCACCCTGGAGCGCATGCCGTCATCACCGGCGTGTCGGCCTCCAAGTACGGATCGCAACGACAGGCTGCCGCCAGCGAGCAGACGCTGTTGCGTGTTGATGACGGTGGGATCCTGGAATGGATCCCGGAACCCCAAATCGTCTTTGCGGGGGCCAATACACGACAAGACGTGAAGGTGGAGATCGCTCCTTCATCCCGCCTCATCTTCTTTGCGCTTCATTCGGTGGGCCGGGTCGCTTCAGGGGAACGGCATCGCTACGAACGGTGGCAACAGAGGGTCGTGATCCTGCGCGGCGACGAACCGCTCCTGATCGAGACCTGGGATGTTCGGCCGCGGGAAGCCGGCGCGGAAATCGAAACTCTCATGGAAGGGTATTCCTATGCAGGTCTGGGATTCGTCGCCGACGGACAAGGTGAGACGCTACCCCTGCTGGCGCGATCGCTCGGTCCGGTCCTTGGGGAGGGTGACGGTGGCGATGTGCGACCGCCTTGGATTGGGGGCGTTTCGACGGCCCGAACCGGCGATCTCGTCATCCGGTGGTTGTGTGACTCCGCTGCCGACAGTCGCCGCCTCATGATGGAAACCTGGTCCATCGCCCGCCGGGCGCTCCTGGGCCTGGACCCTCCCGAGCTGGGCAAGTTCTGA
- the chrA gene encoding chromate efflux transporter → MISPKEGPDSIPFREAFRYWLRLGFVNFGGPAGQIAMMHRDLVIQRRWITEDRFLHALNYCMLLPGPEAQQLAIYIGWLLHGYKGGVVAGAFFVLPSVFVLLALSWVYTTWGAVGWVAAFFYGLKPAVVAVVAEAVLRIGRRALVRRYLWAVAGVSFLSLHFLHVPFPLLILGAAALGILADRTGFGLRIQPPVGHAGSGADPAAETHLPKRSTWESLLAPVICLLLWMAPLAAVWAISPASDVFLNIGIFFSKAAMVTFGGAYAVLSYISRMAVEHYAWLEPAQMIDGLGLAESTPGPLIMVTQFVGFLAAWNYPGHLPPSLAGVLGGLLTTWVTFLPSFLWIFLGAHYIEELRGVRWLHSALTFVTAAVVGVILSLAVFFARHTLFPSLDRPDAAGIFLAIAAFTSLVRFRSPMIPTLAVSSALGMIWKLAAA, encoded by the coding sequence ATGATCTCCCCAAAGGAAGGTCCCGACTCGATTCCATTCCGCGAAGCGTTTCGATACTGGCTGAGATTGGGATTTGTGAATTTCGGCGGGCCGGCAGGGCAGATTGCGATGATGCACCGCGATCTGGTCATCCAGCGGCGATGGATCACGGAGGATCGCTTTCTCCATGCCCTGAACTACTGCATGCTTCTACCCGGTCCCGAAGCGCAGCAACTGGCGATCTACATCGGTTGGCTACTCCACGGATACAAAGGCGGCGTGGTGGCGGGGGCGTTCTTCGTTCTTCCGTCCGTGTTCGTTCTTCTGGCCCTGAGTTGGGTCTATACGACCTGGGGCGCCGTCGGATGGGTGGCGGCCTTTTTCTACGGACTCAAACCCGCGGTGGTGGCGGTGGTGGCGGAGGCGGTGCTTCGGATCGGGCGGCGCGCCCTCGTTCGACGATATCTTTGGGCGGTGGCGGGCGTCTCCTTCCTGTCGCTCCACTTCCTCCACGTTCCCTTCCCGCTCCTAATTCTCGGCGCCGCCGCTCTCGGAATCCTTGCCGATCGAACCGGATTCGGATTGCGGATTCAACCGCCGGTCGGCCACGCAGGTTCGGGAGCCGACCCCGCGGCAGAAACTCATCTCCCTAAGCGATCCACGTGGGAGTCCCTCCTGGCACCGGTCATCTGCCTCCTGCTCTGGATGGCGCCGCTCGCGGCCGTTTGGGCGATTTCGCCCGCCTCCGACGTCTTCCTCAATATCGGAATCTTCTTCAGCAAGGCCGCGATGGTCACGTTCGGCGGCGCATACGCGGTGCTCTCGTACATCTCGCGGATGGCTGTGGAACACTACGCGTGGCTTGAGCCGGCACAGATGATCGACGGTCTCGGCCTCGCTGAGAGTACGCCGGGTCCTCTCATCATGGTGACGCAGTTCGTGGGCTTCCTGGCGGCGTGGAACTATCCCGGACATCTCCCCCCTTCACTGGCCGGAGTGCTTGGGGGGCTGCTCACCACGTGGGTCACATTCCTCCCTTCGTTCCTGTGGATTTTTCTCGGTGCCCATTACATCGAGGAGCTGAGAGGGGTAAGGTGGTTGCATTCCGCCCTCACATTTGTGACGGCGGCTGTCGTCGGGGTGATCCTCAGCCTGGCCGTTTTTTTCGCCCGCCATACGCTCTTCCCCTCATTGGATCGTCCGGACGCCGCTGGGATTTTTCTGGCCATCGCGGCTTTCACCTCGCTGGTACGGTTCCGAAGTCCGATGATCCCCACACTCGCCGTCTCCTCGGCCCTCGGCATGATCTGGAAACTCGCGGCGGCGTAG
- a CDS encoding ABC transporter ATP-binding protein has product MSIEIRRLTKRFNGFTAVNDVSIQVETGSLVAILGPSGSGKSTLLRIVAGLEIPDGGDVLLTGKEATGLSARERNVGFVFQHYALFGHMRVWDNVAFGLKVRKARRTEIEQRVTELLELVQLKGLERRFPSQLSGGQRQRVAVARALAPSPAVLLLDEPFGALDAKVREELREWIRRLHEKTRTTTLFVTHDQHEALEVADRIIVMNHGRIEQDGTPREIFDHPATNFVAEFVGESNFMEADVVEPGLAHWGGFEFSANGFPPGGKVRVFFRPHDVYVTSRQETMQVPAQIESARFRGPVIELVLDVGDGKRVIAHVPEGISVASGFETGREVYVGITGFKILPSWDERTVPPTELKCFRLRA; this is encoded by the coding sequence GTGAGCATCGAAATCAGACGCCTCACCAAGCGATTCAACGGCTTTACGGCCGTGAACGACGTGAGCATCCAAGTGGAAACCGGGAGCCTGGTCGCCATCCTCGGTCCCAGCGGTTCCGGGAAAAGCACGCTTCTCAGAATCGTCGCCGGGTTGGAGATACCGGACGGCGGCGACGTTCTCCTCACCGGGAAAGAGGCCACCGGCCTTTCGGCCCGGGAACGCAACGTCGGGTTCGTCTTCCAGCACTACGCCCTTTTCGGGCACATGCGGGTGTGGGACAACGTCGCCTTCGGCCTCAAGGTGAGAAAGGCGAGGCGGACTGAGATCGAGCAGCGCGTTACCGAACTCCTCGAACTCGTTCAGCTCAAAGGACTGGAGCGCCGGTTCCCGTCACAACTCTCGGGGGGCCAACGGCAGCGCGTAGCGGTTGCCCGGGCGCTCGCCCCGAGTCCGGCCGTGCTCCTGCTGGACGAACCATTCGGGGCGCTGGACGCGAAAGTGCGGGAGGAGCTTCGCGAATGGATCAGGCGGCTGCACGAGAAAACGCGGACGACGACGCTGTTCGTCACCCATGATCAGCACGAAGCGCTGGAAGTGGCCGACCGCATCATCGTGATGAACCACGGCCGCATCGAGCAGGACGGCACACCGCGGGAGATTTTCGATCATCCCGCAACCAACTTCGTGGCGGAGTTCGTCGGCGAATCGAATTTCATGGAAGCGGACGTGGTCGAGCCCGGTCTCGCGCATTGGGGCGGATTCGAGTTCAGCGCCAACGGATTCCCTCCCGGCGGCAAGGTGCGGGTTTTCTTCAGGCCGCACGACGTGTACGTCACCTCCCGCCAGGAAACCATGCAAGTGCCGGCGCAAATCGAGAGCGCACGTTTCAGAGGGCCGGTGATCGAGTTGGTATTGGATGTCGGTGACGGAAAGCGGGTCATCGCTCACGTTCCCGAGGGGATCTCGGTGGCGAGCGGGTTCGAAACCGGCCGCGAGGTCTACGTCGGCATCACCGGTTTCAAGATCCTGCCGAGTTGGGACGAAAGGACTGTCCCTCCGACAGAATTGAAGTGCTTCAGGCTCCGTGCGTGA
- the cysW gene encoding sulfate ABC transporter permease subunit CysW, which translates to MRSDVARKMDAEPAWVRRLLIGTALVFLGLFIFTPLVAVFTQAFQKGLAMYWAAIREPMTLDAIRLTLLTAAIVVPLNTLFGLAAAWAIAKFEFRGKQTLVTLIDLPFSVSPVVSGLVYVLLFGLQGWLGPWLVEHNLRIIFATPGIILATIFVTFPFVARELIPVMQEQGKEQEEAAAVLGANGWQTFRSVTLPSVKWGLLYGVILCNARAMGEFGAVSVVSGHVRGLTNTVPLHVEILYNEYHLTAAFAVASLLTLLALVTLAVRSIMEWKTREDIQ; encoded by the coding sequence ATGAGATCCGACGTTGCACGAAAGATGGACGCCGAGCCCGCGTGGGTCCGCAGGCTCCTGATCGGCACGGCGCTGGTCTTTCTCGGCCTGTTCATTTTTACCCCGCTCGTTGCGGTGTTCACTCAGGCGTTCCAAAAGGGCCTTGCGATGTATTGGGCCGCCATCCGGGAGCCGATGACTCTGGACGCCATTCGGCTGACTCTCCTCACGGCGGCCATCGTGGTGCCACTCAACACGCTCTTCGGATTGGCGGCGGCGTGGGCCATTGCCAAGTTCGAGTTCCGTGGGAAACAGACGCTCGTAACGCTGATCGACCTGCCCTTTTCCGTTTCGCCTGTCGTGTCCGGTCTCGTCTACGTCCTCCTGTTCGGTCTCCAGGGTTGGCTGGGCCCCTGGCTGGTGGAACACAACCTCCGAATCATCTTCGCCACGCCGGGGATCATCCTCGCCACGATCTTCGTCACGTTCCCCTTCGTCGCGCGCGAACTGATCCCCGTCATGCAAGAGCAAGGCAAGGAGCAGGAAGAGGCGGCCGCCGTCCTCGGCGCAAACGGATGGCAGACGTTTCGGAGCGTCACGCTCCCAAGCGTCAAGTGGGGTCTCCTCTACGGCGTAATCCTCTGCAACGCGAGAGCGATGGGCGAGTTCGGCGCGGTCTCGGTCGTATCCGGCCACGTGAGGGGGCTGACCAACACGGTCCCCCTGCACGTCGAAATTCTTTACAACGAATATCACCTCACTGCTGCGTTCGCCGTGGCTTCGCTGCTCACCCTTCTCGCCCTGGTGACGCTGGCCGTGAGAAGCATCATGGAATGGAAGACAAGGGAGGACATCCAGTGA
- the cysT gene encoding sulfate ABC transporter permease subunit CysT: MVTNPPLSAPPPPSSGGWGGFARPRRRVLPGFRLTLGFTLTYLTLIVLIPLSATFLKAATLAWPDFLGIVTSPRVLASYRLSFGASLVAAVINLPFGLLTAWVLARYRFPGRRFVDAFVDLPFALPTAVAGITLTFLFAPTGWLGAPLASLGIRVAYTPLGVVVALVFIGMPFVIRTVQPVLEAFDPDVEEAAACLGAGRFQTFLRVILPGLAPALLTGFVLAFARAVGEYGSVVFIAGNMPMKTEIAPLLIITKLEQYDYAGATAVAVAMLIASFLLFFAVNILQARSARR, encoded by the coding sequence ATGGTGACGAATCCTCCCCTCAGTGCCCCCCCTCCCCCCTCCTCAGGGGGGTGGGGGGGATTTGCCCGGCCTCGCCGCCGCGTCCTCCCCGGGTTCAGACTCACGCTGGGATTCACGCTGACGTATCTCACGCTCATCGTGTTGATCCCGCTCTCGGCAACGTTTCTGAAAGCGGCCACGCTCGCCTGGCCCGATTTCCTGGGAATCGTCACGTCGCCGCGCGTACTGGCCTCGTATCGTCTCAGCTTCGGAGCCTCGCTCGTCGCCGCTGTGATCAACCTCCCCTTCGGGTTGCTGACAGCATGGGTGCTGGCGCGCTATCGGTTTCCAGGACGGCGGTTTGTGGATGCGTTCGTAGACCTCCCGTTCGCGCTCCCGACCGCCGTCGCCGGGATCACCCTCACCTTCCTGTTTGCGCCGACCGGATGGCTCGGAGCCCCGCTGGCCTCGCTCGGGATTCGCGTGGCGTACACGCCGCTGGGCGTGGTGGTGGCGCTCGTTTTCATCGGGATGCCGTTTGTAATTCGGACCGTGCAACCGGTCCTGGAAGCGTTCGATCCGGATGTCGAAGAGGCGGCGGCCTGCCTGGGCGCCGGCCGCTTCCAGACGTTCCTCCGCGTGATCCTACCGGGACTGGCTCCCGCGCTCCTCACCGGCTTCGTCCTGGCCTTCGCACGTGCCGTGGGCGAGTACGGATCGGTTGTTTTCATCGCCGGGAACATGCCGATGAAGACCGAGATCGCGCCGCTGCTCATCATCACGAAGCTCGAGCAGTACGACTATGCCGGGGCGACCGCCGTGGCCGTGGCGATGCTCATCGCTTCGTTTCTCCTGTTCTTCGCCGTGAACATTCTTCAGGCACGGAGCGCCAGGCGATGA
- a CDS encoding sulfate ABC transporter substrate-binding protein, with the protein MFIHSITRTIAAITLIAVLDIPGAPAAFAKGPITLLNVSYDPTRELYQDFNAAFAKFWKAKTGQDVVVNQSHGGSSKQARSVIDGLEADVVTLALAYDVDAINEKAGLLPKDWQKRLPRNSSPYTSTLAFLVRKGNPKGIKDWEDLLKPGVSVITPNPKTSGVARWNYLAAWGYALRKSGGDQLRAKDYVTALYKRVPVLDSGARGATTTFVERRIGDVLINWENELLLITRKLNPGEYDLVVPSISILAEPTVSLVDKVVNRHGTRAVAQAYLEYLYSPEGQEIAARNFYRPGDPTVAAATADRFPKLNLFTIDEVFGGWQKAQKTHFSDGGIFDQIYQPGR; encoded by the coding sequence ATGTTTATTCACAGCATCACTCGAACGATCGCCGCGATCACCCTGATCGCCGTTCTCGACATTCCCGGAGCGCCCGCGGCCTTCGCCAAAGGCCCCATCACGCTCCTCAACGTCTCGTACGATCCGACGCGCGAACTCTACCAGGATTTCAACGCGGCGTTCGCGAAGTTCTGGAAAGCAAAGACGGGACAGGACGTCGTCGTCAATCAATCCCACGGCGGCTCCAGCAAACAGGCCCGCTCCGTGATCGACGGGCTGGAGGCGGACGTCGTAACGCTCGCGCTGGCGTACGACGTGGACGCCATCAACGAGAAGGCCGGCCTCCTTCCAAAGGACTGGCAGAAGCGCCTCCCGCGCAACAGCTCGCCGTACACCTCGACGCTGGCCTTCCTCGTGCGCAAGGGCAATCCGAAGGGCATCAAGGATTGGGAAGACCTGCTGAAGCCGGGCGTTTCGGTCATCACGCCCAATCCCAAGACATCCGGCGTCGCGCGCTGGAACTACCTGGCGGCGTGGGGCTATGCCCTGCGGAAAAGCGGCGGCGATCAGCTCAGGGCCAAGGACTATGTGACCGCGCTCTACAAGCGCGTGCCGGTCCTCGACTCCGGCGCCCGCGGCGCGACGACCACGTTCGTCGAACGCCGCATCGGCGACGTGCTGATCAATTGGGAGAACGAACTCCTGCTGATTACGCGGAAGTTGAACCCCGGTGAATATGATCTCGTCGTCCCTTCCATCAGCATTCTCGCGGAGCCGACGGTGAGTCTCGTGGACAAGGTCGTCAACCGGCACGGGACGCGGGCCGTGGCCCAGGCGTATCTCGAGTACCTCTACTCGCCGGAAGGCCAGGAGATTGCCGCCCGGAACTTCTACCGGCCGGGCGATCCCACCGTGGCCGCCGCAACCGCCGACCGCTTTCCCAAACTGAACCTCTTCACCATCGATGAGGTGTTTGGCGGCTGGCAGAAGGCCCAGAAAACGCATTTCAGCGACGGCGGCATCTTCGATCAGATCTATCAGCCGGGGAGATGA